A portion of the Apus apus isolate bApuApu2 chromosome 3, bApuApu2.pri.cur, whole genome shotgun sequence genome contains these proteins:
- the IL20RA gene encoding interleukin-20 receptor subunit alpha isoform X2 — MKNILHWSAPEGTGDGVLYRVKYSVYGVGKWIRKPECRNINRTWCDLSDETSDYEEQYYASVKAFLNGMCSDWMETTRFNPFTDTKIDPPMVSVSSTEKSISIILTAPEKWRRSPEGESISLLQVYPGLQYNVSVLNKKTKKRWWFSISNNTLVVPWLEPGTAYCVSAQIQVTTPLLHSGFSKEYCIATLQDKTAEETVTIVFGYVLPVMLAILLISIMCYCVHRYINVSKHKHPTNLVWHYTDKCKEMVFIPCEKIMVNFITVNVDEYKPPQESSHLSEGKSPRYYTVYSGIEGKDLPAKEVLETRHLLDVSHEEISHKEDILVEGNQTGNWLPNGQPGAESTFRQKHAGTVEYEHDVRAEDLSPGQKLEDLSLEEKTFALRRLLDEPQIALGDLINVKTGQLYCPQLEVMATDPCLGQKTEELNLKMVDAADELPGEAHINFVDLHTEKSGQTSYPQLKKLAQGLMEKESGQATLVDWDPHTGRLYIPTLSSVENQVCEGLLKCDDPDKEGILCRLYEKEVSDESSEDQERYLLQFKEQWGLHVEMED, encoded by the exons ATGAAGAACATCCTTCACTGGTCAGCACCAGAAGGCACAGGAGATGGAGTCCTTTACAGGGTGAAGTATTCGGT ATACGGTGTTGGCAAATGGATTAGAAAGCCAGAATGCAGGAACATCAACAGAACATGGTGTGACCTCTCTGATGAGACGTCTGACTATGAAGAACAATACTATGCCAGCGTTAAAGCCTTCCTGAATGGGATGTGCTCTGACTGGATGGAGACCACACGGTTCAACCCTTTTACAGACA CTAAAATTGATCCACCCATGGTAAGTGTATCTTCTACTGAGAAATCTATTTCCATCATTCTGACTGCTCCGGAGAAGTGGAGGAGAAGTCCTGAGGGAGAATCCATATCTCTACTTCAGGTGTATCCTGGCCTGCAATACAATGTGTCTGTcctcaacaaaaaaacaaagaagcgG TGGTGGTTCTCCATCAGCAACAACACCTTGGTTGTGCCCTGGTTAGAACCTGGAACAGCTTATTGTGTCAGTGCACAGATACAAGTCACCACACCACTTCTGCACAGTGGGTTCTCTAAAGAATATTGCATTGCTACTTTGCAAG aTAAAACGGCAGAGGAGACTGTAACAATCGTGTTTGGATATGTTTTGCCTGTCATGCTTGCTAtccttttaatttcaattaTGTGCTATTGTGTGCACAGGTACATTAATGTCAGCAAACACAAGCATCCAACAAACCTG GTATGGCACTACACTGACAAATGCAAGGAAATGGTTTTCATTCCATGTGAAAAAATAATGGTGAACTTCATAACTGTTAATGTGGATGAGTACAAGCCACCTCAGGAATCCAGTCATCTGTCAGAAGGCAAAAGTCCCCGTTACTACACTGTTTACAGTGGCATTGAAGGGAAGGATTTGCCTGCAAAAGAAGTGCTGGAAACAAGACACCTGCTTGATGTTTCACATGAAGAGATTTCACACAAAGAGGACATTTTAGTGGAAGGGAACCAAACTGGGAACTGGCTGCCTAATggccagcctggagcagagagtACTTTCAGACAGAAACATGCAGGGACTGTAGAGTATGAGCATGATGTAAGGGCTGAAGACCTCAGTCCTGGTCAGAAACTAGAAGACCTCAGTTTGGAAGAGAAGACCTTTGCCCTCAGGAGATTACTAGATGAGCCACAGATTGCTCTGGGGGACCTGATTAATGTGAAAACAGGACAGCTGTACTGCCCCCAGCTGGAGGTGATGGCAACAGACCCTTGTTTGGGACAGAAAACAGAGGAGCTTAACTTGAAGATGGTTGATGCAGCAGATGAATTGCCAGGTGAGGCCCATATCAACTTCGTGGACTTGCATACTGAAAAATCTGGGCAAACATCCTATCCTCAGCTGAAAAAATTAGCACAGGGTCTCATGGAGAAAGAAAGTGGACAGGCCACATTAGTAGATTGGGATCCTCACACGGGAAGACTGTATATTCCTACCTTGTCCAGTGTTGAAAATCAGGTGTGTGAAGGACTACTCAAGTGTGATGATCCTGACAAAGAGGGAATTTTGTGCAGGCTTTATGAGAAAGAGGTATCTGATGAATCATCAGAGGACCAAGAAAGGTATCTCCTGCAATTCAAGGAACAATGGGGACTACATGTAGAAATGGAAgactga
- the IL20RA gene encoding interleukin-20 receptor subunit alpha isoform X1: protein MVSVSSTEKSISIILTAPEKWRRSPEGESISLLQVYPGLQYNVSVLNKKTKKRWWFSISNNTLVVPWLEPGTAYCVSAQIQVTTPLLHSGFSKEYCIATLQDKTAEETVTIVFGYVLPVMLAILLISIMCYCVHRYINVSKHKHPTNLVWHYTDKCKEMVFIPCEKIMVNFITVNVDEYKPPQESSHLSEGKSPRYYTVYSGIEGKDLPAKEVLETRHLLDVSHEEISHKEDILVEGNQTGNWLPNGQPGAESTFRQKHAGTVEYEHDVRAEDLSPGQKLEDLSLEEKTFALRRLLDEPQIALGDLINVKTGQLYCPQLEVMATDPCLGQKTEELNLKMVDAADELPGEAHINFVDLHTEKSGQTSYPQLKKLAQGLMEKESGQATLVDWDPHTGRLYIPTLSSVENQVCEGLLKCDDPDKEGILCRLYEKEVSDESSEDQERYLLQFKEQWGLHVEMED, encoded by the exons ATGGTAAGTGTATCTTCTACTGAGAAATCTATTTCCATCATTCTGACTGCTCCGGAGAAGTGGAGGAGAAGTCCTGAGGGAGAATCCATATCTCTACTTCAGGTGTATCCTGGCCTGCAATACAATGTGTCTGTcctcaacaaaaaaacaaagaagcgG TGGTGGTTCTCCATCAGCAACAACACCTTGGTTGTGCCCTGGTTAGAACCTGGAACAGCTTATTGTGTCAGTGCACAGATACAAGTCACCACACCACTTCTGCACAGTGGGTTCTCTAAAGAATATTGCATTGCTACTTTGCAAG aTAAAACGGCAGAGGAGACTGTAACAATCGTGTTTGGATATGTTTTGCCTGTCATGCTTGCTAtccttttaatttcaattaTGTGCTATTGTGTGCACAGGTACATTAATGTCAGCAAACACAAGCATCCAACAAACCTG GTATGGCACTACACTGACAAATGCAAGGAAATGGTTTTCATTCCATGTGAAAAAATAATGGTGAACTTCATAACTGTTAATGTGGATGAGTACAAGCCACCTCAGGAATCCAGTCATCTGTCAGAAGGCAAAAGTCCCCGTTACTACACTGTTTACAGTGGCATTGAAGGGAAGGATTTGCCTGCAAAAGAAGTGCTGGAAACAAGACACCTGCTTGATGTTTCACATGAAGAGATTTCACACAAAGAGGACATTTTAGTGGAAGGGAACCAAACTGGGAACTGGCTGCCTAATggccagcctggagcagagagtACTTTCAGACAGAAACATGCAGGGACTGTAGAGTATGAGCATGATGTAAGGGCTGAAGACCTCAGTCCTGGTCAGAAACTAGAAGACCTCAGTTTGGAAGAGAAGACCTTTGCCCTCAGGAGATTACTAGATGAGCCACAGATTGCTCTGGGGGACCTGATTAATGTGAAAACAGGACAGCTGTACTGCCCCCAGCTGGAGGTGATGGCAACAGACCCTTGTTTGGGACAGAAAACAGAGGAGCTTAACTTGAAGATGGTTGATGCAGCAGATGAATTGCCAGGTGAGGCCCATATCAACTTCGTGGACTTGCATACTGAAAAATCTGGGCAAACATCCTATCCTCAGCTGAAAAAATTAGCACAGGGTCTCATGGAGAAAGAAAGTGGACAGGCCACATTAGTAGATTGGGATCCTCACACGGGAAGACTGTATATTCCTACCTTGTCCAGTGTTGAAAATCAGGTGTGTGAAGGACTACTCAAGTGTGATGATCCTGACAAAGAGGGAATTTTGTGCAGGCTTTATGAGAAAGAGGTATCTGATGAATCATCAGAGGACCAAGAAAGGTATCTCCTGCAATTCAAGGAACAATGGGGACTACATGTAGAAATGGAAgactga